The genomic region TAACTCCCCATAAAAATAGGCTGCATAGTTATGATCTGATGACTCCTGACTAGTTTTAAAGAAGCACTTTTAAACAAGGCTTAAAACATCAAATGTGACAGCATTTTACTCAATTACATTCATTGAATTATTCACTACTGTTTATATTAGAAAATCTCAGAGGCAATTCAGCCTGTATGTTTTCTGATGGCATAAAAGCAAGCAATGGGGTAGCTGAGAGACCCTGCTGTGGCTGGGGAAGGGACAATGTGCACTTTATGGAAGTTGAAATAGTTTACATTGTGAAATCTATTTCTCAGGGAGGATGATGGGGATGCAAGTGCCACTTGAAGGAAGAACTGGGCATATCTAGTCTGGGAGTCTGGGAGTCTCCTTCTGAATCACCCCTTCTCTTTCTGGCCACTGTCCAGATCTTAGTTTTAAACAttcccttgttttttgttttttttttggggggtgggggtgtttcTCAAGTGGTTCTCAGGAAGGCTCCAGGGGGGCTGGTGGTTCTCAGTCATCTAGGCCATAATTTAGCATGGCCCAAGGATGTGCTACTATTCTGGACCTGCAGTGTCAGGGACCCCAGGGCCACCCTTACAGCACTGGAGGCCTCGCAGGGACATACTTTGtatacttaggggaccatgtggtgccagaaattgaacctaggtttggCACATGCTTGACATAAACCCTgatcattgtactatctcccagattcttccttggttttctttttttagggttagggttggaAGTTAGGACCAcaccagtggtgtttagggcttactcctggctttgtgctcagggatcactcatggtggggttTGAGGTACTGTATATATttatggggatggaacccaggctagTTGATTGCAAGTAAAGGGCCTACCTCTTCTTACCTCTGCAGCCTTGGTTTTATGTCCTCccacctttgttttctttctgtgtgaCCTTATAAGCATGCTTAGAAAACCCCACTCCTAGTTAGTCTCTGCCAGTGCTTGGGCAGTTCAACACTCagtatgtgttttttgttttgactgcatatggtgctcaggggttactcctgactctgtactttgaaattacttttggagggttttggggacaatatgggatatcagggattgaacctgggttggtcatgtacaaTGCTTCCTCCGCACcatactatagctctggtcctaATATTCTGGATGTGGTACTGTTTAGGCCTTGTGGTGCCAGTGTCAGAGGCCTTCAGGGACCCTCCCATGAGGCTCaggggctggctgtgtgcaatgtGGATGAAATTTCTTTGCATGTGCACTTAACCCCTTAATTATCTTTCTGGACTTTCCATTGATTTTCCAGACAGATTTAGATCCAATATATGCATCCACTAAACATAGTGCTATGATTTCTGGTTCTGTACCAAGGCTCAGATTATGGCTTTTCTTCTTGGTTTAGTTATGTGTTGATCATCATTCCCTAGAGCTGGAATACACTTATTTGATTGATATACTGGTTTGTCTGTCTATGCTGATGGTCTCATGGTTGTTTCCGGAGTCTGGATTATGAGCAGAGCTATCATGAACATTTCTTACAGTGATTTGTAGTCTATCTATGCAACAGTTTTTCTTTCCTTGactctttttaaaaacttttgggccacccctggaagttctcaggatttactcctgactctatggtcagggaaccatatttgatgccgggtattgaactgAGATTTTCTGCACACGAAGCAagaaccctactcactgtattatcgctcAGGTCCTGAGTGTGCAGCAGTGCTTCTAGAGCATTCGATTAGGTTAAAGATTATGCAAATAGTATATACTTAGTTTAAAGAATAGTTTTATGTACCTTGTTccaaatttaaataagaatagCATTTCCCAGTGCTCACTTTCCTTCACATTAGATGCTATACTAAGAGTCTACTATGTTCCAATATAGTTGAATTTACAATCACCCTCGGAAACATGAATAATTATTCTAGTTTTTCAGAGCAGAACACTGAGGCCTAAAGAGTTGAAGAGACTTACTTCGGTAGTGCCAGGTCTGACACACCTGATGGCCATAGTAAGGATGAGCTTGTCTTGCTGCATCAGTACTTAGCCACCACAGCCATCAAAAtccacataggcaaaacattcagcATGTTAAATTCCTCCAGCTCCCCACCCAATGCTCTCTATACTCTCTTCCTCAGTGTTATAGAACCAAAGAATGCAGGAAAGCTCTCCTCATCCATAGATTTAAGAGAAGTCCTGTATTACAAAGCATAAACAAAAATACAGCCCTCCCCCTCCAAcaggtttttggtttctggatttGTTTCAAGGGCTTGGCACAcagtaggtgctcaataaatatttcttgagtGAGTGAAACGAGAGCCTGTTGCATCTTTAGTGCTGAGTCATGGAGCCATCAAAGCTTGGTGGTTAATTGTGCAAAGCTTCCAGGTTGGAGGGAGTAGAGGTCAAGTGACACCCAGCAGAGGGTGGGCATTCCTGATTGGGGTGGGACAAGATAGTCTTAATACCTAAAGGGGATCTGAAAGAGGATCCAAGTGGGTAGATGTGTCCTGGGCCAAAACTAAGGTCTTGGCTTGAATAATCATGGCAGCATTGGGTAAAGTTAATCAATGGGATAAGGATGCTGAATATTGGGGGTGGTGTGCTACAGAGCTGGGGGTGCTGGACtggtaaaggaaaagagaagtgaTTGGGAGGTAGATTTCTGTGGAGATAAGCTTGGTCCGAGATTACTCTCCAGGGCTGCTTGGGAGGACAAAGACTGGCTGGGGGCAGAGAGAATGGGAGGAGAGGAAGacatggggtgggggaaggggaaaagggaagaagagggaagtgAAGGACAGTGGAGGACAAGTAGGGAGGGAGAAGACTAAGCGGggaatggtggtggtgggaaatcaAGGGTGGAAGAACAGAGAAGGAGAATCATCTTTCTGAAGGGGTGGGGATTAGGCATGCACTGAGGTGGCTGCCTGAAAAAGTGATCTGTCAGCTCCCACTCTAGCCACGAACCATCCAGGCCAAGGCCCTGGACTTGGGAAAAGCAGGGCTTGGGCTGACTTGTGGGCTCAGCAGTCGCAGAACTCCTGAGTCAGGCTTCAGCCCAGCCTCACAAAGGCTGTTTGACACCTTGTTTTTTCATGAGTTACACTGGATCATTGCCCAGTGTCATAGGTGTCCTGGCTCCAAGCAGAGCCTCATTCCTCTACTCACCCTGACATCCTTCCTGGTGACTGTTCCCTCATCAGCAAGTGGATGTTGTGTAAACAGCCAGTATCTCACTGCTTAGTTTCCCTAGCTACAGGAGGCATGAGGGACAAGATCTGAGAGGTTCAGCCCTTCTACGCTGTAAATAGAGTGAATTTACAAATGGAGCCATGTACTGGAAAAAGGTCGCAGATTGCTAGCCCTAGGTAATAGGGCAGAAACTTGGCAATGACATGCATCCTGTTTCCCAGGTCTCAGCTTCCCTGGTTCCTATGCCATGTGTATATATCTCCTCTCCTATGGGATGTGGCAAAGGGAATCACAGTGGCAGAGCTAGGCAGAGCTAATAGCACTGGGTAATGTGGACTGGTGTGAAGGGTTAAATTAAAATCTTCACACCTTTAtcaaccactgagccacatcactaggtccctttcttttctttataccccctccaccccccccttttttttttaaccacatctggaagtactcaggaattattacagcactgactctatactcaggagtcactcttggcagtgctcagaggactatgcaggatgccagggactgagccctagttggttgcatgcaaagcaaactccataCCAGCTCTCTATCCAGTTCTATTTGAAGTTCTTTTCTAGCTGTGAGGTACGTAGCCATGACAGGCACCCTCCAGGACCCTGGGACTCATTCTCATGGGCAGTGCTATTTCCTGAACACTTGCTGTTTGCCAGGTGCTCTGTGAAGCATTGTCCATGATTAATTTGATTTTCTCACTAGTCCATTAGGGTAGGCACACAGGTGTTAGTGGGGATTTGATCTAGAGGGTTAAGGAATAGGAGTAGGCAGATACTATTATATCTGACACTGTAACAACAGCTGAAACTGCAGCACATGTCCCTACTGCCACATCAAATCTGTCCTAataccactgaagcagcaacaaCTACTAATATGACCAAATACACTTAGAATGTGTCAGGCTTTTTTAAGTGGTTTACATGGATTAACTCTTTTAATCCTTACAACAACTTTATGAGGTGGGGGCTATTATCCTCCCAATCCTACAAATCATAAAGTGAGGTACAGAGAGGATCATTAATTGCCCGAAGTTATGCAGCTAGAAGGTGGCAGAGCTGGATTCTGAATCTTGGAAGTTTGAAATCTGGGcctatatttgtgtgtgtgagcacgcGAGTGAACGTGGAGTGCTctcaagaagtgctcagggagcccAGGGTCACTTAATCCTGGAGATACTTAGCCAACAAGGCCCTTTCTATGCTAGGGCTAAGTTACTTGGGGGAGTTCTTTGGGGGCCTCCAGGGCCATATTTCATTTGCAGTGGGTGGGCATGGGGTGCTGATATTTGACCCAGGCCCTAGAGTATGTTTCCATTACTGCTAAGCCAACTCCCTGGATCCTGGGTATGTATCCTTTGataatgttgtttgttttggagccacatctagcagataactcctggcagtgttcaggggcaccatgtagtgccagggattgaacctgatttcCACCATGCCAAGTACATACATACCCCATTGAACCTTTTCTCGGGCACGTAGGTCTGTATTCATGACTAAGAAACCATGATTTCAAGCTCTTTGGTTGTACTCATATtaggaaataattttaagagataaGCATACATACCCAtcacaaaaaatttttgtttgtgttttgggttcataccaggcagtgcttatgctgtgctcaggggtcacttctgatagagttggggaaccatatgggatgccgggtattgaatttgggtcagttgcattcaaggcaaacatcctacatactattattgctccagcctacaCCACAGACAATTGAAATAAAAGTGTTGTGAAACATTCTTTTAAAtgagtttttgaaaattaaaacaccatgatttgtCAACTTActtataatacagttatttcaaacATTAAGTATTCTAACAGCAATCCCATAACAAGTATGACCTTCATTCCACCACTTTCCCAGTATATTCACTCTGTCTCCACAGTTTTTAGTTTCCCACCTACCCccatgcaggcacaaataaatttaattactttatgttGTTTgctataacacaaaggcaaatggattcACCGAAATTTAAATCAATAAGGGTTCATTTGAAATAATTGCTATATCTCTcaatgatgttactaaagtcagtatctAGGGACTTACTGGACTGTGGTTGGTtatagttgagccttctgtgctactGTTTAGGCCTACTGACCTTGGTGGTCTTCCACGTTAGGTTTGTACAACTCCTTGTACAAGCTAATATTATTGTAGTTTCACATGGCTGTGCGGTCCAGGATCATATATGGTCATATATGGTggtttggcagtttgataaggttaagttatGAAGCTGGACTATTTCTATCAGAAGGTGTCAGGTGTGGTGCTGGTGTGCTATGGTTCatgcagaaaagggaatctgCCCCCATCCATTCTAGTGAAACATTCTTATGTGTATGACACTCTCAggtaatttttattctgatttacATTACTTGATTTTGTTCTGTTTCATCGAAACTCATTTGCTAGGGTCCAGATATGATCTCTGAAAATAAGGAAGCTTTAGATCAGCCAACCTCTTATAATTATTACAACACATGATAGTTGTTTTATGTTCTGGAGTTTTCTAAGCCATGAATACCCCCATGAATTCATGGGTATTCATAAATTCATGATATCCCAAGGCAGTGCTAGCCAGAATAAGCTTTACTCTGATTCCCAGAAGAATAATGTTTCCCCCAGCTTATACGGAGCCATCAATATGTTGGTTTCTACACAGTCCTTTTGGGTTCAAGATCCACCCAATCTATGCAGAAAGGAAGATGCAAACCACAGGCTCATTTATAACACTTTCCTAGTTTACTTAAAAAGTTCTGCAAAGGGAAGAGTTGTTGCAGATAAATGGGGTAAGAAAAATAGCTCTGCCAGGGCTGATGATGGGGCATAAATACTTTCTTCATAGGACTTGATGGAGACTGATTCTATGATAAACCAATAATAGAGTCTTCTAGACGAGGGTTTAGGAATTCTGTGTCCCTGAGGAAATATGGAAGCCACAGGTTAAATTCTAATTAGCTATTCTTgctgaaagtctttttttttttttttgttttgtttttttgggtcacacccggcgtgctcaggggttactcctggctgtctgctcagaaatagctcccggcaggcatgggggaccatatgggacaccgggattcgaaccaaccacctttggtcctggattggctgcttgcaaggcaaacgccgctgtgctatctctccgggcccttgctgAAAGTCTTGTTGGATATAGGGCATCCCAGAAGCCACTGGGACAGCGTGTGTCCAAGGGCCCCATGGAGTCTTTAAGTTTCTCTCAGCATAAACTGACCAACAACTAACAGTTAACCTAGGACTAATCTGTATGCAAGTGGGGTAAGTCAGTGAGCATGCaagaatgtatgtgtgtgtgaggaaGAGAGATGGACAGAAGCAGGGATATGCTGATGAGTATAGGTGAGGGATTTGGCCCCAGGTTCTGGGCTTAATAGGGTAGCTGAGAGAGATTGTGGAGAATGGATCTTTGGAGGTGTGAGAGCTCTCAGTGTGAGAGAAAGCAAACCTGACACCACTGTAtgtgaacactgccaggtgctcTGAGGCTGACTGGTCAGCACCGTGGGCAGCACCATTAATCTCAAACAGGGCTTTCAAGGCTAGCAGCTGCCTTGCCTTACTTACACCTTTCCCCTCTTGAGCCACTGTGCCATGTTTTCCAAGCCCTCATTTGGCCAATATATTGAAGAGTTAGGGCAGGTGTGGGGGAGGTGAGTTGGCCCTTTGAAGATAAAAAATTGTGCAGTTTAGGGTAAAATACCACAAACATCTGGCCACATTAGTTCCCAATTATCTACTTTCAGGAAGGTGCAACAGCAGCTAAACAACCCAAGCCAATTACCAAGCCTAATTGTCCCTAACTCCATGGATGCATCAGTCTTCTCAGATATATAAAAGGCCCAAATACACCCAAGATGCAAACTTTTAGTTCACCTGCCCTCCATAGAACATCTACCTTCTTAGAACCTCAGTGCCCCAAAGGAACACCATGACTTGTGGATCTTACTGTGGCAGCGCCTTCAGCTGCGCCTCAGCCTGTGGGCCCCGGCCAGGCCGCTGCTGCATCACCTCTGCTCCCTACCGTGGCATCTCCTGCTACAGAGGCATCACCGGGGGCTTCGGAAGCCGCAGCGTCTGCGGGGGCTTCCGTGCCGGATCCTGCGGCAGCAGCTTCGGATACCGCTCCGGGGGTGTGTGTGGACCCAGCCCCCCTTGCATCACCACCGTGTCTGTCAATGAGAGCCTCTTGACGCCCCTCAACCTGGAGATCGACCCCAATGCCCAATGTGTGAAGCAGGAGGAGAAGGAGCAGATCAAGTGTCTTAACAGCAGGTTTGCTGCTTTCATTGACAAGGTGGGTGACCTTGATCACATCTGTCCTAAATTCTACCCAAAAACCTCAGGCTGAGCTTGAAGGTAAAGtaagaggcagaaagaaagaaagacttcgCTTTCCAGGAGCTCACTGAAGTGGAGAGACAGACAAGCACATAGGCTTGAACAGGGGCTCTCAGACCCAAGCAAAGAATTCAGAGAGGCACAATCTGTGAAGAAAGTTGTGAACTGGTGATCCAAGACACATGGTGACCTTGAGAAATTGGGAGGAAATGAAATGGCTTCAAAATCCTCGAGTCTGGACAACTGCAGGTGGAGGAAAGCTTCCCCATGGATACAGGGGGTAGTCTCAGGTGAAACCTAGCTGAGGGGCCAGGGTCCAAACTCACCCTTCACGACCAGCAGCTTCATCTCACAGGGCATCACCAGACTTCAGTTGCAATGAGTTTTGGGGATTTTCGCCTGTGAGGAGCATACTCTGGACCAGTGAGGGCTGAGCCTTCAGCTTGCCTCAGACCACAGGCCACCCAGACATGAGCTGGAATCTTCTAGAGCTGAGCCAAGGATGGGCTTCCCTGCCCAGGACCCAACTCAGCTCCTTCCCCACATATGAGCTTAGAGGAGTGGACTGTCCCTACATGCCCACCCCACATGGCAGGACAGAGGGTGGACAGCTAGATGTGCCTTCCCTGATCTGACCCACATCTGAGGTGTCTAAGCTCTGGTCCTGGGAGTTTCCTGAAAGCCATAGGCTGTGCCCACTTTTCAGCACCCCCAGCATTGACCCCTGAGACCTGTTTGCCCCCACATGCAGGTGCGCTTCCTGGAGCAGCAGAACAAGCTGCTGGAGACCAAGTGGCAGTTCTACCAGAACCGCAAGTGCTGCGAGAGCAACCTGGAGCCCACGTTCACTGGCTATATCGAGACCCTCAGGCGGGAGGCCGAGTGTGTGGAGGCCGACAGTGGAAGGCTGGCCTCAGAGCTCAACCATGTGCAGGAGGTGCTGGAAGGCTACAAGAAGAAGTGAGTGAGGTGCTTGAGGTGTAGGGGCTCacaggaagagagaagggagactGGAGCTCAGGGGCACTGTATGGCAGGAGCTTACTCAGAGCAGCTGGTGCCAGATGCTGGCCCAGGGGAAGGGCCCAGTGATCTGAGGACCATTCCTGCCTCATCTTCATCTCCTCTTCTGGTGCCAGCAGCCCCAAGTCCTGTGTGAGCAGTTGCTGCTTCACAGGGAACAGCTTGGCCCGTTGAAGCACTCTGATCCCATCAGAGCTCAGCTCACTCAGGGAAGGTTCTGCATTTCCCCTGACCTTGAGTCTCTGGGTCTCCTCAAAGCCTCACCAGAGCTGCATGAACTGCAGGACCCAAGGGTCTTTGTGTGCCGGGAGCTAAGGCTTTGCACCCAGTTTGACCCCAGAGAAGCTTTGCATCATGTGCTTGGTCCAGAGTTTCCCATCAGCCCCATTTCAAAGTAGAGAGTCAGATACCCCTAAGCCATCCTGTTGGTCTGGGTCCCAACTATGGGAGAGGGGCCTACACTAGGCCTTCTGGCTGGCCAGGTAATTGAGGTGATCTTGGGAGACTCCTAACCATGACCTCTGCCTTCTCTCTACCTCAGGTATGAGGAGGAAGTTAGTCTGAGAGCAACAGCTGAGAATGAGTTTGTGATTCTGAAGAAGGTGAGGCCCCTGGACTTGGGGCTCAGGGGGAGGGAACCTCAGAATAACAGCACTTGTTGAGGACACTAAGTGTGGGATGCAAGCTCAGATGGGATGTATGCATGGTCTAGAAAGTGAGAGTTGCTTCAGGTCATGGACAGAACATGGCCTGAGCACATCTAGCAGTGAACATATGGGGGGGTGTCTGTGAATGGTGGTTCTGCTTGGGATGATGGTGTGCTGGGGTACCAGGCATGGTGGCCCAGACCACACAGTGCAAACTTTGAGGATATAGGATGTGAAGCAAGATATGTAGTGGCTTCTGGGGTCACCAGAGCTCATAGAGTGGGAGGCCACTTTATGGGAGTGAGAGCACCAGGGAATCTGATTCTATTAAGGGGGTATTGCCAGGAGCAGTTTTACCGGGGAGTCCTGAGAGGCTGAGGCTTATGCTGGAACTCCTAGCTGGTGGTTCCTTTAGGAGTTGGGGTAGGTGCCCTCAGGAAAGCAATGGGGGACATGGGAGACATGAATGGATGCCTTGCCAAGGCCCTGGGAATAGGGAGTAAAGGGAAGAGAGTAGAAGTGACACTCAGGTGAACTAAAGGAGATCCCCACTTTCAGGATGTGGACTGCGCCTACCTGCGCAAGTCAGACCTGGAAGCCAACGCTGAGGCACTGACCCAGGAGATCGACTTCCTGCGACGCCTGTATGAAGAGGTGAGGGCCTGGGCCCAAACACAGCggcagccaaggaaggacctttgTCTGCACTGGAGATGGACAGGGGCAGCAGCTACAGTCTTGAGGCTGTCCAAGGGGAAAGAGCTGTAGACTGGACAGGCCTAGAAGATTGTCCAGCCAGATGTGGGGAAGGGTGCAAAACTCCCTTTCACTCCACTCATCCACACACCCACTTTCAGGAGATCCGCGTCCTCAATGCCCACATCTCAGACACCTCAGTCATCGTCAAGATGGACAACAGCCGGGACCTCAACATGGACTGCATCATTGCCGAGATCAAGGCTCAGTATGACGACATTGCCAGCCGCAGCAGGGCCGAGGCTGAGAGCTGGTACCGCACCAAGGTGAGGGCACAGGCCCTGTTCCCATATGGGTCAGGAGGAAGGGAGTAAAGAACATACTAGAAAAGACTTCTTTCGGTGACAACACTGACCTCTGGCATGGCAAGAGAAGGGTAGGCCGCTCTCAGGCCCGGCACTGCACAACCTATACTCTCATCTGGGTCCTGAGGGGCAGCACTTCGCATCCTGGGTCTCACAGGCCTCTCTGTCCCCTCTGCCCTAGTGTGAGGAGATGAAGGCCACAGTCATCAGGCACGGGGAGACTCTGCGCCGCACCAAGGAGGAGATCAATGAGCTGAACCGCATGATCCAGAGACTCACAGCCGAGGTGGAGAATGCCAAGTGCCAGGTAAGGAACTGCATGCCTTAAACCAGTGTGGCTGGGGGCTAGCCTGGTCCCCAGGCTGTGTGTCCTTGTCTGGATGTTCCCTTATTCCTAGGGGTAGGGGTTCTAGGACTGGGTTCCCTGAGGGGGTACTCAGGGACACTCAATGGAGAGACCCAGCATTGCTTCCTGAGGGATCCAGTGTGGGAAGGACTGGACACATTGAACATGCTCCGTGGGACCCAGGCCTCACAGCCCCTTTGACCTCTTCTCCCCCCAGAACACCAAACTGGAGGCTGCAGTGACCCAGTCTGAGCAGCAGGGTGAGGCAGCTGTTAATGACGCCCGCTGCAAGCTGGCTGGCCTGGAGGAGGCCCTGCAGAAGGCCAAGCAGGACATGGCCTGCCTGGTGAAGGAGTACCAGGAGGTGATGAACTCCAAGCTGGGCCTAGACATCGAAATCGCCACCTACAGGCGCCTTCTGGAGGGCGAAGAGCAAAGGTGGGTTCTGTAGCCAGTTTTTCTCCCAGGCTGCCTGGGCTCTCCAGTGCCCTGTCCCTCATTCTTCTGGCTTCTCCTGACTCCCATTTACAAACCTCCCTATGCTGCATCTTGACAGGTAATTTGAGTCAgtcctttgtgttttttttttttttgttgttgtttttttttttttttttttttttttgggccacacctggtgatgctcaggggttattcctagcaatgtgctcagaaatctttcctggcttgggcgaccatacgGGACGCAGGTggatcaaaccgtgatccgtcctatgttagccgcgtgcaaggcaaatgccctactgcttgcaatAACCTTTGTGTATTTTTATAGCCCCATGTCTGTCCCTCAGGTTCAGTGGAGGATGGGGTGAGGGCAGCATGTCTACATG from Suncus etruscus isolate mSunEtr1 chromosome 11, mSunEtr1.pri.cur, whole genome shotgun sequence harbors:
- the LOC126022538 gene encoding keratin, type II cuticular Hb6, with protein sequence MTCGSYCGSAFSCASACGPRPGRCCITSAPYRGISCYRGITGGFGSRSVCGGFRAGSCGSSFGYRSGGVCGPSPPCITTVSVNESLLTPLNLEIDPNAQCVKQEEKEQIKCLNSRFAAFIDKVRFLEQQNKLLETKWQFYQNRKCCESNLEPTFTGYIETLRREAECVEADSGRLASELNHVQEVLEGYKKKYEEEVSLRATAENEFVILKKDVDCAYLRKSDLEANAEALTQEIDFLRRLYEEEIRVLNAHISDTSVIVKMDNSRDLNMDCIIAEIKAQYDDIASRSRAEAESWYRTKCEEMKATVIRHGETLRRTKEEINELNRMIQRLTAEVENAKCQNTKLEAAVTQSEQQGEAAVNDARCKLAGLEEALQKAKQDMACLVKEYQEVMNSKLGLDIEIATYRRLLEGEEQRLCEGVGSVNVCVSSSRGGVVCGDLCVSGAAPAVTTSVCSAPCSGNMVLGTACAPCAPCGGASACSVSCKRC